CGCAAGCAGTTGAAGCCGCTCGACCTGTTTCAGAGCGGCGAAGCGTTCGACGCGGCGATCCGCGATCCGTTTTGCGCGGCAATCAAGCGCGCGAAAGCCGCGAAAGGCATGGCGGTAGACGAGGCGCCAGACAGCGTTTTCGCAAAATGCCCGCCGGCGTCCGCGCAAACCGTGTGGCTCGGCTCTTCGGACGGCCGCTACCTCGACCGCATGACCATCGGGATCGCGCCCTATGAGATCGGCGCTTATGCCGAGGGAAGCTACAAGATCAACGTGCCGGTGACCGGCGCGCTGGTCAAAGCCGTGAAAGACGAATTCGCGCGCGACTTCCTTCCCATCCGTTGAGGGAAGGCACGTCTAAGAGCCTGGTAGATCGCGTGGGCGTAAAACGCCTCGAGCATTTCTCCAGAAGATCGACCAAGGTCAAGCTGGAGCGGGCTGTCCGATCTCCTATTCCGCGGCTTCGAGCTCCGCGGGCGCAGCGGCAACCGCGCGGGCATTGCTGAAGCTCAACACGCCATCGGCGATCGCGCCGGTGCGCATGTCGATCCGATCCTGCACATAATTCTGGCTGAGCCGCCAGGGCAGCGCGACCGTGCTTTTCGGCATGATGTGCAGCGAGCGCTGGATGTAGCCCGACGAGAAGTCGAAGACATTTTCCTCTTCGAGGCTCGACGGATCGGCAAGGGCGGGGGTTGCAACCGTCGTGCCCGTATCGCGCATATGGTTGAGCACGCGGCAGACATATTCGGACACGATATCGGCGCGCAGCGTCCAGCTGGCATTGAGATAGCCGAAGACGGCCGAGAAGTTCGGCACGTTCGAGAACATGCATGCCTTGTAATAGAAATGGTCGTGCCAATCGACCGGCGCGCCGTCGACGCGCACCGGAATCTTACCAGCGACCGCGAGCTTGAGGCCCGTCGCGGTGACGATGATATCGGCGTCGAGATGCTGGCCCGATTTGAGCTGGATGCCGGTCGCGTCGAACTTCTCGATATGATCGGTCACGACCGACGCCCGGTCGGCCTTCATCGCTTCGAAGAAATCGGCATCGGGGACGAGGCAGAGGCGCTGGTCCCACGGGTTGTAAGGCGGTGTGAAGGCCTTTGCATCATAGCGGTCGCCGAGGCTCTCCTGAAGCTTCTTGGTCAGGAATTCCTTGACCTTTTCGGGCTTTTCGCGCGCGCGCCGGAAGGCGAGGTCTTGCAGGCGGACGTTCTTGAAGCGGGTGATCTTGTACGCCAGTCCTTCGGGCAAGAATTTGCGGAGGAAGTTGGCGAACGCGTCCTTGGCTGGACGGATGAAATACCAGGTCGGGGTGCGCTGCAGCATCGTGACGTGCGCAGCTTCCTTCATCGACGGGACGATCGTCACGGCCGTGGCGCCCGATCCGATCACCACGACTTTCTTGCCTTTGTAGTCGAGATCCTTCGGCCAGAATTGCGGGTGGATGATCTGACCCTGGAAATCCTCGCGTCCTGCGAACTGGGCGTCGAAGGGCTCGTCATAATCATAATAGCCCGAGCCGAGGTAAAGCCAGCGCGCGGTGGTCGTCGACCTTGCGCCCTTGCTGTCTTCCATCGTCACGGTCCAGCGCGCGGCGCTGCTGTCCCAGTCGGCGCCGACGACCTTGCTGTCGAAGCGGATGCGCTCGCGAATATGGCGTTCGTCGACGATGCGATTCAGATATTCGAGGATCGACGGGCCGTCGGCGATCGACTTTTCATGCTTCCACGGTTCGAAGACGAAACCGAGCGTGTGCATGTCGCTGTCCGAACGGATGCCGGGATAGCGAAAGAGATCCCAGGTGCCGCCCAATTGTTCGCGGCGCTCGACGAGGCCGAAGCTGCGGTCGGGAGAATTCATCTGTAAATGCACGGCCATGCCGATGCCCGAAATCCCCGCGCCGACGATCAGCACATCCTGATCGACCGGTGCAGCCTTCGCGTCTGCGGGGCGTTCCATCGTCGCCGTGCCTGCCATGCTCTCGTCTCCCATTTCTATTTGTGGGTCAGCTTACGCACCGCGTTGCATTTTGCAATCGAATTGACAGTGGTGAAAGTATGGGTGCGATCGGACGGCCTCCCTTGTGGCTGTCACATTATTGTCATAGGGGCGAAACCCAATTGTAATCGTCCGGCCATGATGCCGTATCAACTATAGGAAAGGATTGATCTTCATGCGCCAGATCGCGGTTCTTCCCTATCGATTCGGCGGCCCGGCGCAGGATGGCCCGACCGAAATCCTGCTGATCACGTCGCGCGAGACGAAACGCTGGGTGGTGCCAAAGGGCAATCCGCTGAACGGCATCACGCGCCATGCCGCGGCGGCGATCGAAGCCGAAGAAGAAGCGGGCGTGATCGGCGCGGTCTGTCCGACGCCGATCGGCAGCTATGAATATCGCAAGCGCCGCGCGAATGGCGCGTCGATCATGTATAATGTCGAGGTGTTCCCGCTCGCGGTGACGAACGAACTCGACGACTGGAAGGAAATGGACGAACGCGACCGCAAATGGTTCTCGTTCCGCGACGCCGCGTCGGCCGTGGAAGAGCCCGATTTGCAGGCGCTGATCCGCTCGTTCGGCGACGGCGGTTTCCGCGCCGTCGCGCAGCCGCGCAGCGTCGTCCATAACGTAGCAGACAAGACAGGGGTTAGCTGGATGTTCGCATGGTTTCAGCGTTTGCTGCCGCGACAGGGAAATTTCTTCGAGCTGTTCGAAAGCCATGCCGCGACGCTCGTCGCAGGGGCGAACGCGCTGTCGCGCATGCTGCAGGGCGGCGAGGGCATGGCCGACCATGTCCAGGAAATCATCGAGCGCGAGCATGACGCCGACGCGATCACCCGCGAAGTGCTCCAGACCGTCCGCCGCACCTTCCTGACCCCGTTCGACCGCAGCGCGATCACCGACCTGATCGCCTCGATGGACGATGCGATCGACGAGATGCAGAAGACCGCAGGTGCGGTCGACCTGTATGACGTGACCGAATTCGAGCCCGAGATGCGCGACATCGGCGGTATCATCGTCGATGCGGCGCGCCTGACCGCCGAGGCGCTGCCGCTGCTGCGCAATATTTCGGCGAATGCGGCGCGCCTGCATGAACTGACCGAACGGTTGGTACGGATGGAAGGCCATGCCGACGAAATCCATGCCGCGGGACTCAAGCGCCTGTTCAAGGAACATGGGCAGTCGAATAATAGCGCCCGCTTCCTGATCGGACGCGAACTCTACCGTCATCTCGAACGCGTCACCGACAGTTTCGAGGATGTCGCGAACGAAATCGACGGTCTGGTCATCGACCACGCTTAAGCGGGGGCGCCCACCATGCACGAACTCGCTTTCCCGCTCCTCGTCGGCCTCGTCATCCTCGCGCTTGCGTTCGAC
This genomic window from Sphingopyxis sp. YR583 contains:
- a CDS encoding flavin-containing monooxygenase, with the translated sequence MAGTATMERPADAKAAPVDQDVLIVGAGISGIGMAVHLQMNSPDRSFGLVERREQLGGTWDLFRYPGIRSDSDMHTLGFVFEPWKHEKSIADGPSILEYLNRIVDERHIRERIRFDSKVVGADWDSSAARWTVTMEDSKGARSTTTARWLYLGSGYYDYDEPFDAQFAGREDFQGQIIHPQFWPKDLDYKGKKVVVIGSGATAVTIVPSMKEAAHVTMLQRTPTWYFIRPAKDAFANFLRKFLPEGLAYKITRFKNVRLQDLAFRRAREKPEKVKEFLTKKLQESLGDRYDAKAFTPPYNPWDQRLCLVPDADFFEAMKADRASVVTDHIEKFDATGIQLKSGQHLDADIIVTATGLKLAVAGKIPVRVDGAPVDWHDHFYYKACMFSNVPNFSAVFGYLNASWTLRADIVSEYVCRVLNHMRDTGTTVATPALADPSSLEEENVFDFSSGYIQRSLHIMPKSTVALPWRLSQNYVQDRIDMRTGAIADGVLSFSNARAVAAAPAELEAAE
- a CDS encoding DUF47 family protein, with the protein product MRQIAVLPYRFGGPAQDGPTEILLITSRETKRWVVPKGNPLNGITRHAAAAIEAEEEAGVIGAVCPTPIGSYEYRKRRANGASIMYNVEVFPLAVTNELDDWKEMDERDRKWFSFRDAASAVEEPDLQALIRSFGDGGFRAVAQPRSVVHNVADKTGVSWMFAWFQRLLPRQGNFFELFESHAATLVAGANALSRMLQGGEGMADHVQEIIEREHDADAITREVLQTVRRTFLTPFDRSAITDLIASMDDAIDEMQKTAGAVDLYDVTEFEPEMRDIGGIIVDAARLTAEALPLLRNISANAARLHELTERLVRMEGHADEIHAAGLKRLFKEHGQSNNSARFLIGRELYRHLERVTDSFEDVANEIDGLVIDHA